A single genomic interval of Oceanithermus profundus DSM 14977 harbors:
- a CDS encoding long-chain-fatty-acid--CoA ligase: MERPWYAHYDEGVPREVDYPEVPLYELMRRTAEANPEKQALDFLGRRMSYGQLWEETRRFARALQDLGVKPGDRVAIMLPNTPQFIIAFYGALLAGAVAVNTNPLYTPRELSHQLRDSGAETLVILDLLWPRYAEVAGEVPVKRVVTTGLQDYLPFPKNWLFPIKAKKEGRWVNLPRDPKRHDWKRLLQAPPSPEAHPIETDDLALLQYTGGTTGVSKGAMLTHRNLISNVFQVDAWEPGQVWKNGVMLSVIPFFHVYGMTVSMNYSVMRGMKMVLLPRFEIAEVVAAIEKHRVTHFPGVPTMYVAFNTFPGIEKRNIRTIKVCLSGAAPLPVEVATKFEELTGAKLVEGYGLTEAAPVTHCNPLYGERKVGSIGLPFPSVDAYCADPDGHPLPPGEVGELVVKGPNVMKGYWNRPEETAQTLKDGWLFTGDVARMDEEGYFYIVDRKKDMIIAGGYNIYPREVEEVLYQHPAVKEAAVVGVPDAYRGETVKAFVVLKEGYEGQVSEEELKQFAKERLAAYKVPKLWEFRDDLPKTAVGKILRRMLRKEEEEKQRPEG; encoded by the coding sequence ATGGAACGACCCTGGTACGCCCATTACGACGAAGGGGTGCCGCGCGAAGTGGACTACCCCGAGGTTCCCCTCTACGAGCTGATGCGCAGGACCGCGGAGGCGAACCCCGAAAAACAAGCCCTCGACTTCCTGGGCCGACGAATGAGTTACGGCCAGCTATGGGAGGAGACGCGCCGCTTCGCGCGGGCCCTCCAGGACCTCGGGGTCAAGCCGGGCGACCGCGTGGCCATCATGCTGCCCAACACCCCGCAGTTCATCATCGCTTTCTACGGCGCGTTGCTGGCCGGCGCCGTGGCCGTGAACACCAACCCGCTCTACACCCCGCGCGAGCTCTCGCACCAGCTGCGCGACTCGGGCGCGGAAACGCTGGTGATCCTCGACCTGCTCTGGCCCCGCTACGCGGAGGTGGCCGGCGAGGTTCCGGTGAAGCGCGTGGTGACCACGGGCCTCCAGGACTACCTGCCCTTCCCCAAGAACTGGCTTTTCCCGATCAAGGCCAAGAAAGAAGGCCGCTGGGTGAACCTGCCGCGCGACCCCAAGCGCCACGACTGGAAACGGCTGCTCCAGGCCCCGCCCAGCCCCGAGGCGCACCCGATCGAGACCGACGACCTGGCGCTCCTCCAGTACACCGGCGGCACCACCGGGGTTTCCAAGGGCGCGATGCTCACCCACCGCAACCTGATCAGCAACGTCTTTCAGGTCGATGCCTGGGAACCCGGACAGGTCTGGAAGAACGGCGTCATGCTCAGCGTGATCCCCTTCTTCCACGTCTACGGCATGACGGTGAGCATGAACTACTCGGTGATGCGGGGCATGAAGATGGTCCTCCTGCCGCGCTTCGAGATCGCCGAGGTGGTGGCGGCGATCGAGAAACACCGGGTGACCCACTTTCCCGGCGTGCCCACGATGTACGTGGCCTTCAACACCTTCCCGGGCATCGAGAAGCGCAACATCCGCACCATCAAGGTCTGCCTCTCGGGCGCCGCGCCGCTGCCCGTCGAGGTGGCCACCAAGTTCGAGGAACTGACCGGCGCCAAGCTGGTGGAAGGCTACGGCCTCACCGAGGCCGCGCCGGTGACCCACTGCAACCCGCTCTACGGCGAACGCAAGGTGGGCTCGATCGGCCTGCCCTTCCCCTCGGTGGACGCCTACTGCGCAGACCCCGACGGCCACCCCCTGCCCCCGGGCGAGGTGGGCGAGCTGGTGGTCAAGGGGCCCAACGTGATGAAGGGGTACTGGAACCGGCCCGAGGAGACGGCGCAGACGCTGAAGGACGGCTGGCTGTTCACGGGCGACGTGGCGCGGATGGACGAGGAGGGGTACTTCTACATCGTCGACCGCAAGAAGGACATGATCATCGCCGGCGGGTACAACATCTACCCGCGCGAGGTGGAAGAGGTGCTGTACCAGCACCCGGCGGTCAAGGAGGCCGCGGTGGTGGGGGTGCCCGACGCCTACCGGGGCGAGACCGTGAAGGCCTTCGTGGTGCTCAAGGAAGGGTACGAGGGCCAGGTGAGCGAGGAAGAGTTGAAGCAGTTCGCCAAGGAACGCCTGGCCGCCTACAAGGTGCCCAAGCTTTGGGAGTTCCGCGACGACCTGCCGAAGACGGCGGTGGGGAAGATTCTCAGGCGGATGCTGCGCAAGGAAGAGGAAGAAAAGCAGCGTCCCGAAGGGTAG
- a CDS encoding long-chain-fatty-acid--CoA ligase, with amino-acid sequence MNEPFWREHYDDGVSFQLPPLEPLPTTLRRVAERQPRSTAIVFLGSRISYRRLWNEARRFAGALAASGVEPGDRVALMLPNSPQFVVAFYGALLAGATVVNVNPMYTARELAHQLGDSGARALVLLDLLWPRFEEIQDEFALKAVVRTGIQDYLPFPKNRLFPLKARREGTWPERLGGTPWKAFLRNGRESAPPPREPRLDDLALLQYTGGTTGTPKGAMLTHRNLASNAHQVKAWIPDFREGGEVILGVIPFFHVYGMTVAMNLAVVGGARLVLLPRWDTKLTLETIQRERPTLFPGVPTMYVAINTSPLTPRYRLGSIRACISGSAPLPVEVAQTFEKITGAKLVEGYGLTESSPVTHANPIYGRRKKGAIGLPLPGVEARIVDPDGQPLPPGEVGELVVKGPNVMKGYWNRPEETAQTLKDGWLFTGDVARMDEEGYFYIVDRKKDMIIAGGYNIYPREVEEVLYQHPAVKEAAVVGVPDAYRGETVKAFVVLKEGYEGQVSEEELKQFAKERLAAYKVPKLWEFRDDLPKTAVGKILRRMLK; translated from the coding sequence ATGAACGAACCCTTTTGGCGAGAGCACTACGACGACGGCGTTTCCTTCCAGCTCCCCCCGCTCGAACCGTTGCCGACCACGCTCCGGCGCGTCGCCGAACGCCAGCCCCGCAGCACCGCGATCGTGTTCCTGGGCTCGCGGATCAGCTACCGGCGGCTGTGGAACGAGGCCCGGCGCTTTGCGGGCGCGCTCGCGGCCTCCGGCGTCGAGCCCGGCGACCGCGTGGCCCTGATGCTGCCCAACAGCCCTCAGTTCGTCGTCGCCTTCTACGGCGCCCTGCTGGCCGGCGCGACGGTCGTGAACGTCAACCCCATGTACACCGCGCGCGAGCTGGCCCACCAGCTCGGCGACTCCGGGGCTCGAGCGCTCGTGCTGCTCGATCTGCTCTGGCCCCGCTTCGAGGAGATCCAGGACGAGTTCGCCCTCAAGGCCGTGGTGCGAACCGGCATCCAGGACTACCTGCCGTTTCCCAAGAACCGGCTCTTTCCGCTCAAGGCCCGGCGGGAAGGAACCTGGCCCGAACGCTTGGGCGGCACCCCCTGGAAGGCCTTCCTGCGCAACGGCCGCGAAAGCGCGCCGCCGCCTCGGGAACCGCGACTCGACGACCTGGCCCTGCTGCAGTACACCGGGGGCACGACCGGAACGCCCAAGGGCGCGATGCTCACCCACCGCAACCTGGCCAGCAATGCCCACCAGGTCAAGGCCTGGATCCCCGATTTTCGCGAGGGCGGCGAGGTGATCCTCGGGGTCATCCCCTTCTTCCACGTCTACGGCATGACCGTGGCCATGAACCTCGCCGTCGTGGGCGGCGCCCGGCTGGTGCTGCTGCCGCGCTGGGACACCAAGCTGACGCTCGAGACCATCCAGCGCGAACGCCCCACCCTCTTCCCCGGCGTGCCCACGATGTACGTGGCCATCAACACCTCGCCGCTCACGCCGCGTTACCGGCTCGGCTCGATCCGGGCGTGCATCTCCGGCTCCGCCCCGCTCCCGGTCGAGGTGGCCCAGACCTTCGAGAAGATCACCGGCGCCAAACTCGTCGAGGGCTACGGCCTCACCGAGTCCTCGCCCGTCACCCACGCCAACCCGATCTACGGCCGCAGGAAGAAGGGGGCCATCGGCCTGCCGCTGCCCGGAGTCGAGGCGCGGATCGTCGATCCCGACGGCCAACCCCTGCCCCCGGGCGAGGTGGGCGAGCTGGTGGTCAAGGGGCCCAACGTGATGAAGGGGTACTGGAACCGGCCCGAGGAGACGGCGCAGACGCTGAAGGACGGCTGGCTGTTCACGGGCGACGTGGCGCGGATGGACGAGGAGGGGTACTTCTACATCGTCGACCGCAAGAAGGACATGATCATCGCCGGCGGGTACAACATCTACCCGCGCGAGGTGGAAGAGGTGCTGTACCAGCACCCGGCGGTCAAGGAGGCCGCGGTGGTGGGGGTGCCCGACGCCTACCGGGGCGAGACCGTGAAGGCCTTCGTGGTGCTCAAGGAAGGGTACGAGGGCCAGGTGAGCGAGGAAGAGTTGAAGCAGTTCGCCAAGGAACGCCTGGCCGCCTACAAGGTGCCCAAGCTTTGGGAGTTCCGCGACGACCTGCCGAAGACGGCGGTGGGGAAGATCTTGAGGAGGATGCTGAAGTAA
- a CDS encoding 3-hydroxyacyl-CoA dehydrogenase/enoyl-CoA hydratase family protein: MRIKKVGVVGAGTMGSGIAALLASAGVPVVLLDIPGKDDPLEFVKRGLERAKKARPAAFMRKDRAALITIGNTRDDLELLGDVDWVIEAIIEKLEPKQELYARLEEVLPEHAIVSSNTSGIPMKALLEGRSDRFKKRFLGTHFFNPPRYLHLLEIIPTPHTDPAVLEAIENFGDRILGKGLVRAKDVPGFIANRLGVYGMLRAVALMEKHDLTIDEVDALTGPLIGRPKSAVFRTADLTGLDVLKMVAEELAHTTGEDFSLPDWVLKVIEGGCLGDKTKCGFYKKEGKEIYTLDWKTLEYRPRQKPKIPGVDEAKQLSLPKRIAAVLDLPGKYGAFLRDLFAVSSQYTLAKTPEIAYDVVSVDRALKWGFGWRMGPFEQMDAVGLDKTAELIEAAGLEKPELLAKAEGSFYKKEGASRQMLALEGGYVPVPELPGVIEIQTLKDAGKVVKESKDAGLYDLGDGVLLLEFRTKMGALGEGIFKMLDYGMKYIEQNDLAGLVIGREDERAFSAGANLALILMLAQEGEWDELEMAVKLFQKSTMRLREAPFPVVVAPFGLTLGGGAEMTLHADRVQAAAESYIGLVEVGVGLIPAGGGTKELLFRFTEDLAPYTGAMGAEADPFAAVKRAFEVIAMAKTSTSALEAFEIGYLQKGDRISMNKDRLIADAKQRVLDLAPDYVSPVRGKITALGKEALGNLKYAVWSFREAGQITDHEVRIASELAYVLSGGDGPRREVSEWDILDLEREAFLKLLGTRKTQERIAHTLKTGKTLRN; the protein is encoded by the coding sequence ATGCGAATCAAGAAAGTTGGCGTAGTCGGCGCAGGGACCATGGGCAGCGGCATCGCCGCCCTGCTGGCCTCGGCCGGCGTGCCGGTGGTGCTCTTGGACATACCCGGCAAGGACGACCCGCTCGAGTTCGTCAAGCGAGGGCTCGAGCGGGCGAAGAAGGCGAGGCCCGCGGCCTTCATGCGGAAGGACCGCGCCGCGCTGATCACGATCGGCAACACACGCGACGACCTGGAGCTGCTTGGGGACGTTGACTGGGTCATCGAGGCCATCATCGAGAAGCTCGAGCCCAAGCAGGAGCTCTACGCGCGCCTCGAAGAGGTCCTCCCCGAGCACGCGATCGTGAGCTCGAACACCTCGGGCATCCCCATGAAGGCGCTGCTCGAGGGGCGCAGCGACCGCTTCAAGAAGCGGTTTTTGGGCACCCACTTCTTCAACCCGCCGCGCTACCTGCACCTGCTGGAGATCATCCCCACCCCCCACACCGACCCGGCGGTGCTCGAGGCCATCGAGAACTTTGGCGACCGCATCCTCGGCAAGGGGCTGGTGCGCGCCAAGGACGTGCCCGGCTTCATCGCCAACCGCCTGGGCGTCTACGGCATGCTCCGGGCCGTGGCGCTGATGGAGAAGCACGACCTCACCATCGACGAGGTGGACGCGCTCACCGGTCCGCTGATCGGCCGACCCAAGAGCGCCGTCTTCCGCACCGCCGACCTGACCGGCCTGGACGTGCTCAAGATGGTGGCCGAGGAGCTGGCCCACACCACCGGCGAGGACTTCTCGCTGCCCGATTGGGTGCTGAAGGTCATCGAGGGCGGCTGCCTGGGCGACAAGACCAAGTGCGGCTTCTACAAGAAAGAGGGCAAGGAGATCTACACCCTCGACTGGAAGACGCTCGAGTACCGGCCGCGCCAGAAGCCGAAGATCCCCGGCGTGGACGAGGCCAAGCAGCTTTCCCTGCCCAAGCGGATCGCCGCCGTGCTCGACCTGCCCGGCAAGTACGGCGCCTTCCTGCGCGACCTCTTCGCCGTCAGCAGCCAGTACACCCTGGCCAAGACGCCGGAGATCGCCTACGACGTCGTGAGCGTGGACCGCGCCCTCAAGTGGGGCTTCGGCTGGCGGATGGGCCCCTTCGAGCAGATGGACGCGGTGGGACTCGACAAGACCGCCGAGCTGATCGAGGCCGCCGGGCTGGAAAAGCCCGAGCTGCTGGCCAAGGCCGAGGGTTCGTTCTACAAGAAGGAGGGCGCGAGCCGCCAGATGCTGGCGCTCGAGGGCGGTTACGTGCCGGTGCCGGAGCTACCCGGCGTCATCGAGATCCAGACCCTGAAGGACGCCGGCAAGGTGGTCAAGGAGTCCAAGGACGCCGGCCTCTACGACCTCGGCGACGGCGTGCTGCTGCTTGAGTTCCGCACCAAGATGGGCGCGCTGGGCGAGGGCATCTTCAAGATGCTCGACTACGGCATGAAGTACATCGAGCAAAACGACCTCGCCGGCTTGGTAATCGGCCGCGAGGACGAGCGCGCCTTCTCCGCCGGGGCCAACCTGGCGCTCATCCTGATGCTGGCCCAGGAGGGCGAGTGGGACGAGCTGGAGATGGCGGTCAAACTCTTCCAGAAGAGCACGATGCGGCTGCGCGAGGCGCCCTTCCCGGTGGTCGTGGCGCCCTTCGGCCTCACCCTGGGCGGCGGTGCGGAGATGACGCTGCACGCCGACCGGGTGCAGGCGGCGGCCGAGAGCTACATCGGCCTGGTCGAGGTGGGCGTGGGCCTCATCCCCGCGGGCGGCGGCACCAAGGAGCTGCTCTTCCGCTTCACCGAGGACCTGGCCCCGTACACGGGCGCCATGGGGGCGGAGGCCGACCCCTTTGCCGCGGTCAAGCGGGCCTTCGAGGTCATCGCCATGGCCAAGACCTCGACGAGCGCGCTCGAGGCCTTCGAGATCGGCTACCTGCAGAAGGGCGACCGCATCTCGATGAACAAGGACCGCCTCATCGCCGACGCCAAGCAGCGGGTGCTCGACCTGGCGCCCGACTACGTCAGCCCGGTGCGCGGCAAGATCACCGCGCTCGGCAAGGAGGCGCTGGGCAACCTCAAGTACGCGGTCTGGAGCTTCCGCGAGGCGGGCCAGATCACCGACCACGAGGTGAGGATCGCCAGCGAGCTCGCCTACGTGCTTTCGGGGGGTGACGGCCCGCGCCGCGAGGTAAGCGAGTGGGACATCCTCGACCTCGAGCGTGAGGCCTTCCTCAAACTGCTCGGCACCCGAAAGACCCAGGAGCGGATCGCCCACACCCTCAAGACGGGCAAGACGCTGCGCAACTAA
- a CDS encoding thiolase family protein yields MREAVIVSAARTPVAKGKKNGALASVHPVELSALVMKETVGRAGLDPAKLDDVLWGCAMPEASQGLNIARLALLKAGFPVDVPGATINRFCSSGLQTVALAAQAILSGINDVVLAGGVEMMSQVPMSGFHYRLEESLTPDTWSPESYSSYIGMGFTAERVAERWNVSREDQDKWALRSHQRAHAAQSEGRFKDETIPVPVRKVSWQGRKKKVEEAVFDYEELIRPDTSLEALAKLRPAFKEGGTVTAGNASPYSDGAAGVLVMERSVAEALGLPILARFVTFQVAGVEPDVMGVGPAKAVPKALEKAGWTMDDLDLIEFNEAFAAQVLAVIRELGMPEEKVNVNGGAIALGHPLGATGAKLTTQLIHELRRRGGGKGLVTMCIGGGMGAAGLFEVYGA; encoded by the coding sequence ATGCGCGAAGCCGTAATCGTAAGCGCCGCCCGCACGCCGGTGGCGAAGGGAAAGAAGAACGGGGCGCTCGCCAGCGTCCACCCGGTGGAGCTGAGCGCCCTGGTGATGAAGGAGACCGTGGGCCGCGCCGGCCTCGACCCCGCCAAGCTCGACGACGTGCTCTGGGGCTGCGCCATGCCCGAGGCCTCGCAGGGGCTGAACATCGCCCGGCTGGCCCTCCTGAAGGCCGGCTTCCCGGTGGACGTTCCGGGGGCGACGATCAACCGCTTCTGCTCGAGCGGCCTGCAGACCGTGGCCCTGGCCGCCCAGGCCATCCTGAGCGGCATCAACGACGTGGTGCTGGCCGGTGGCGTCGAGATGATGAGCCAGGTGCCGATGTCGGGTTTCCACTACCGGCTCGAGGAGAGCCTGACCCCGGACACCTGGAGCCCCGAGAGCTACTCGAGCTACATCGGCATGGGCTTCACCGCCGAACGCGTGGCCGAGCGCTGGAACGTCAGCCGCGAGGACCAGGACAAGTGGGCGCTGCGCAGCCACCAGCGGGCCCACGCCGCCCAGTCCGAGGGCCGCTTCAAGGACGAGACCATTCCCGTACCGGTGCGGAAGGTGAGCTGGCAGGGGCGCAAGAAGAAGGTCGAGGAGGCGGTCTTCGACTACGAAGAGCTCATCCGCCCCGACACCAGCCTGGAGGCGCTGGCGAAGCTGCGACCGGCCTTCAAGGAGGGCGGCACCGTGACCGCCGGCAACGCCAGCCCCTACTCCGACGGCGCCGCCGGCGTGCTGGTGATGGAACGCTCCGTGGCCGAGGCGCTGGGCCTGCCCATCCTGGCCAGGTTCGTGACCTTCCAGGTCGCCGGCGTCGAGCCCGACGTGATGGGCGTGGGGCCGGCCAAGGCCGTTCCCAAGGCGCTCGAGAAGGCGGGCTGGACGATGGACGACCTCGACCTGATCGAGTTCAACGAGGCCTTCGCCGCCCAGGTGCTGGCCGTGATCCGCGAGCTGGGGATGCCCGAGGAAAAGGTCAACGTCAACGGCGGCGCGATCGCCCTGGGCCACCCGCTGGGGGCGACCGGCGCCAAGCTGACCACCCAGCTGATCCACGAGCTGCGCCGGCGCGGCGGCGGTAAGGGTTTGGTGACGATGTGCATCGGCGGCGGCATGGGCGCGGCCGGACTTTTTGAGGTGTACGGAGCTTAA